The genomic window agaatcggcccgccaagagacaatgaaagggcccaatgaagaacgggaagaccccagacccaaatactactattggtccgaacagtctcctgaggggaggggaatttagatacCTTAGATATACCTTAGATATACCTTacagggtataattacccagggatttctttgttctggctccctctccggaggcacccagctcgagctgttttcactgctgtaccaataaattcaccTGGCGCGCGTCGTCTCGGAggctctgcttcgggaaacctagggtcgagccagaggggagagaaagcacccgaGAGCGAGTGTATGTGAGCGAGGAgttgaaaaggggcacccatcagctcagtggagctgccgctgcgaagggactttggtcctagcagttaaagtctcgggcggtgtgtgtgcgactccctgaatggtgtgtgaatgctcgggcagcggcttctcctttaacactgcCGGAGCTCTTCTCTGCTGACCCGCTGCCATGGCCCCTTCTTGTGTTCAAAGTCACTgttgcgtaggagtctgaggagtggctggagggggggaaccctcccgttgagtcacgaggttcagacaggacccccttgctttctaaactccttctcagagaggagtcgaggtgcggctaagtccagtcttagtctcagacttggtcaacggtttattttctaaggacggtacatgtagccacccatcagagtcaacgattgcctgtcagagccctctcagggcttccactgaaacagcttcgcaaagttgattaaggtggCAGTGCTAAAGTAATTTGACAGCGTTCTAAGTCCAGTCAATTATTGCACACCCCTGTCTCCGCCCTGGTGCCAGCTCACAACCACTACCACAATCCCTCTGCAGTCTATGCCTCTGCTTGGAGCTGGCCACCGTGGTGTGCCTGCATGGCCCTGAGGatcccagaggggctgtgcttgGAGAGCAGGTTGTGACAGTCCTCGGTCTGAGTAGGGCTGAGGATCTGGTTGGGGATCATGacggaaaggaaaggacaagagattgcaaggacaagaagcaggaagggaaatttCACAGGAGGttaaggaaagacaaagttaCAGAGATATATTTGTATGATCATGAGAGTGGATCAGCACTGGTTCAGGGGccccaagattttcaaaactcacctGGAGAAAGCATTGACCAATCAGATGTAACTCTAAAGTTCTCCATGCTCAGAGCATATCATGgtactggagacctccagaggtcccttccaactcagatcctcaaggaggaaggagctggacacagcagtcAGGGTAGGGGATACTGCTGTGTGTTGAGGCATTGCTGGCATTTGTAACCCCTGGTGCACCTTTTCCTCAGAGTGACACGGCGAATGAGGTCATCCTCAAAAGGAGGCCTCTGCTCCACGGGTACCGGGAGTGCAACCAGTGTGGGGAAAGGCCAGAAAAGTTCTCAGAAACACTGCTAGGCATTccaccatcacagaatcacaaaatagttGGGGTTGGAAAGGCTCTCTGGAGATAGCTAGTCCTCCCTTGAATCCTAagccataagctctcagttggctcctcacccatccccaggccgatgtccagccacttcagctgctctcacataaaatgcaactccccctcctcgtcTTCCCATACAGGCCTTCCAAAAGAGCTGTATCCCTCTGTGCAACACTCCAGTcgtgggagccatcccaccatgtccccatgatGCCAGtaagatcgtagccctgcaactgcccACAGACCTCTAACTCATCGTGTTGATTCCCCATCCTGTGTGCATTCCTCTACAGGCACtttagagaggcaccccagcttCTTGAGATCCTGGAGAGGGTTTGGCAGGTTTCTCCATCAAGGGGCATTGTAGGCACGTTTTGCTTAAGAGGAAGGCTTCAAAGAGCACtttacaaaacatgattttttattttcatgggtacattttattacttttcactttAGAGGAGAGCTGATAGCAGCATTCTGCAATTGATATTGATCCACTGTGCCTCCTAAGGAggatgggacaggcaggagaagcagtgccTTGAGGTCTGAGACGATGGTCaaccttgctccttccctccccaagcctcAGGGTCAGGTTCTtgcctctggagaagcacggTGACTCCAAAAAGTGGTTTCCAAAGGCAATgttcaagcagagaagaaaagaaccaaaTAATCAAGCCTGGCCTGAGACAGACTTGGAATCGCCTGTGGAAAGAGAAGGGCAGCTTAttcctgctgcaacagcagacagCGGATCAGTCTCTTTAGTGCCTCTTTGAGCTCCTgattcctcatgctgtagatgagggggttcactgctggaggcaccactgcaTACAGAACGGCCACCACAAGATTCAGAGCTGGGGATGAGCTTGAGTAGgacttcaggtaggcaaacatggcagagctggcaaacagggagaccacggccacgtgagggaggcacgtggaaaaggccttgtgccgtccctgctcagaggggatcctcagcacaacCGTGAatatctgcacataggacaggacaaggaacagaaaacacccACAAGCTACGCAAAGACTGACCACAGTAAACCCAGCTTTCCTGACGTAGGAGTgcgagcaggagagcttgaggagctgggggatttcacagaagaactgctccacagcattgccttggcagaatggaatggaaaatgtgtttccaaCGTGCAGCACCGCattgaggaaaccactgccccaggcagctgctgccattttgatgCAAGCTCGGCTGTCCATGACGGTcacatagtgcaggggtttgcagatggctacatagcggtcataggccatgacggtCAGAAGATAAtactctgaagaaacaaagaagagaaaccaaaagacctgggcagcacatcctccataggaaatggtcctggtgtcccagagggaattggccatggatttggggacagtggtggagatggaccccaagtcgaggagggagaggttgaggaggaagaagtacatgggggtgtggagatggtggtcacaggctatggcggtgatgatgaggccgttgcccaggagggcagccaggtagatgcccaggaagagccagaagtgcaagagctgcagctcccgcatgtctgcaaatgccaggaggaggaactgggtgatggagctgctgttgttgGACATTTGCTCCTTCCAAGAGTGCGTgactgtccaaggaggaaaagacaagttCAAACAGACCTGCTTGAGCAAAACCCATTGCATGCGACCCAGAAACTCTGCCCactgccttcctagctctctgGGGGACATTCTGTCAGGTGTCTAGCTGGACCTCCAGTTTGTGCTGGCTGCGTGTGCTGTGAGGATCAGAGTCCTCTGCCCATGGGTCCAAAGGAGGTAGTCCTGCTCTGCGGCAGTGTTAACACAGAGGTGGCAAAAAGCCTTCTGATTGTTGTTTCAGGGGCAGGACACCCTGAGCTGACTGCGGAGGGCTTAGTCTTGTCACCCGGCAGGTATATTCCTATTGACCACCATGAGAGGTGAAATGAGGAGCACGCCCAGCTGCTTCCTGGAGGCAAGAGGACAGTATTCATATCCTCCTACTTTTCCTTCGTTGACAGATTTCAGTCTACCACTATCAGCTGTCtctcaaggcaaggaaaggcaggaggcagaggtgacCTGGCCCATTGCCGAGGGCTTTATCCCTGTCCACACATCAATACACCGCATCCACTATTTCTCCAGGCACTGGCTGGATAACAGAGCGCAAGAAATGCCTGCATAGAAATGTAAGCTCCAATGCATGCCTTTTTCAAGCGGTGAAgattcagcagtttcactgcctgctttgcagGGAATGGGGTTGAGGAGGTGAGTATAGACTCTAGAAGAGCAGACTCATTTAGATACCTGTGTCTGGTGTTCCTTGCAATGGTAGAAATTCTCGGCTTTTCCTTAGCTCTCAGGGTAAACACTGGGCAGTCACTCGAGACCAAAAAAGCTCCCTGTAACCTAGTGCAGCCTCAAGAGAGCGGCTGCGCTCAGTGGTCTTGCTCAcaactgccctgtgctggcacctctCTCAGCTAGAGGACGACTGCACTCAGAGCTCACTCTGCAAAGGAATCTAGActgtgcaaagaagagaggagtCCAGTTTCAGAGGGCAGATCTCCAGAGAGCTGTCTCGTTCTCAGCCCTGATAGGGAGAGAGTGGCAGGGAGGATGTGAAGAGGCTCCTGGCTCAGATGAGCAAACCAGGGACTGTCAGCTACCAGAAGGAccttgcaggagagctgtgctcttctgcagcactacCCACAGCCTGCCAGGACACGCCAGGGGGACAGTCAGGTGTCCTGAAGGTGGGGGTCTCTTTAAAAGAGAGTGGGCTCATTGCCCAACCCCACACGCTGCATTGCCACAGCTCCACACTTTAGAAGTGGGGTTGGACGTCTCACTGCCGTAAAGGAAGTCACCTGCATGGAAGGACTCTCAGGGCCAGTAGCTGAACCGCAGCTGAGCGCCCTGCCCTTTGTCCCATCGATCTTGAAAAGAgggaccagagcagcagggagagatggagaaacaggGATCGTGGCCGTGCTCCTCCTGCCAAAGGAGGCATGGAGAGAGCGAGAGACAGGCGGGCTCTCAGGAAAGCCTTCCCCCATATCAACGTCCGGATGGTGACATTGCCAGCCAGTTGCTCTCAGCCCCTTTgtcatgcagcaggaaaagagcatgTTGCGGGAGAGATGCacctctcttctgctggagacctaactgcagaggaggagactCATGCCTTAGACCCCATGGCCTGGAGGGTAGAGCCCTCtgttgggtgggagaggagacaagggGGGCCGTGCTCAGAGGCAGGTGTCTGCAGCGGACAGGCTGAAAGGGAATGGTCCAGATCCCGTCTCCcacaagagaggagcagagctgtttctctgcccctgtgccttttccctgtccatgctcacagaccccatcccaccctctgTGTGCTCAGTTCTGCCCTCCACAAACCTCCCGGGAGAGAGGTtttcaggagcagctctgtgtttgcagctgcTAAGGAGCAGTTCAGAAAAGCCCTGATGAGAATGATGGCAACTGCCAAGGAAATGTTGGTGCTGCCTATaggttgggggggcaggggaggctgaagggaCTTCCTGAGGTTCCTCACACACCTCTTGATCTTTCAGAGTAACATTTTAGGAGTCTCACCCCCAAACCTAAACCCCTAATACTGTTTCCATCTCACTATTGACAAtgggggaaaactgaaaaaaaaaaccaaaccacagaaaacccaaaaccaaaacccaaagcaacccaAAGTCAGGCAAGAGCTTTCAGGTACCTGGTGACTttaccttccccttgaaaagtccccaTCTAGAAATGGTTAGCTAGAGCTGTGAGCATCCCTGTCCCACATAACACCCTCCGGATGGAAGaatgaccctgccctgccaggggttgCTCCTTCCACCCAGACCTTCTGCAGTGTTGTGGGGAGTTCCCCCTTCTCAGTCACCCCTGAGAAGCTGTGAGAGCCATCCTGACAGATCCCACGCCCGTCAGATGTGGCAGCTTCGGAAGACCTCTTTGGGAACAGCAgctgcgctgccctgcagccagagacttactgtgtcaaGGACTGGGAAGATCTCCCCAGCTATGAGCCCTCCTCCGTCCTCCCACTCCAGGCTGCCTTTTACTTCTCTCCGAGCTGCTCATCCTGTCTCgtcacctgcaggcagtgccctgagccctgctgctctttg from Mycteria americana isolate JAX WOST 10 ecotype Jacksonville Zoo and Gardens unplaced genomic scaffold, USCA_MyAme_1.0 Scaffold_37, whole genome shotgun sequence includes these protein-coding regions:
- the LOC142403513 gene encoding olfactory receptor 14C36-like — translated: MSNNSSSITQFLLLAFADMRELQLLHFWLFLGIYLAALLGNGLIITAIACDHHLHTPMYFFLLNLSLLDLGSISTTVPKSMANSLWDTRTISYGGCAAQVFWFLFFVSSEYYLLTVMAYDRYVAICKPLHYVTVMDSRACIKMAAAAWGSGFLNAVLHVGNTFSIPFCQGNAVEQFFCEIPQLLKLSCSHSYVRKAGFTVVSLCVACGCFLFLVLSYVQIFTVVLRIPSEQGRHKAFSTCLPHVAVVSLFASSAMFAYLKSYSSSSPALNLVVAVLYAVVPPAVNPLIYSMRNQELKEALKRLIRCLLLQQE